The DNA region AACTGCTCAATAACCGGTCTCCAGTCAACCTCACTGTCAAAAAGGTCAAAGTGGTAGGATTCTTCCGTGTTGAACTTAAGAGCTCTCTGCTCAAGAAGTATGGCTGCCTGAGCTTGGTAACTAACCTTCTCCCTTATTCCTAAAATAGCAGAAACGCCGTCAAACAGCCTTCCCATACTTGAGGTTAGAGGAGAGTTTATTCCCTTTTTTACCATCTGTTCTATAAATAACAGCCTTTTAGGCTCAACCTTTAAAACTTTTTTCGGGTCAATGCCGGACTCTAAGAGGAGGAAAACAGCAACTCTGTAGGGTTCTTTCACGGCCTTATCGCCACCGGGAAGCCTAAAGGTCTTAAGGTGAAACTTCCTCTCAAACTCTGTATACCCGGCAACTAAAAACTCTCCTCCCCAGATAGTTCCGTCCTCCCCGTAGCCTGTCCCGTCAAAGGAGACTCCTATGACCTTACTCTCAAGGGGAACTTCGTTTTCTGCCATACAGGATATAACGTGGGCGTGGTGGTGGAAGACCTGAACGAGCTTATCCGAAAACTTTTCTTTTCCGAATCGGGTAGAGTAGTAAAGGGGGTGTCTATCACAGACGACAACTTCCGGCTCTACCTCAAAGAGGTTCAGCATATCACTAACAACTTCCTCAAAAAAGCTCTCTGCCTTTGGGTTGTCAATGTCGCCTACGTGCTGTGAGATGTAAACCTTGTTCTCCTTTGCAACGGCAACGGTGTTCTTCATGTGGACGCCAAGGGCTAACACAGGTCTCTTTAAAGAGAAGGGAAGTAGAACCGGTAGAGGAACAAAACCCCTTGAGCGACGGATTGGAACTTGTCTTCCGGCCACTATTCTGACAACGGAGTCGTCACAGCGACGGACTATACGCCTATTGTGAACCAGAGCTCCATCTGCAATACTGCCAATAATGGAGAGAGCTCCCTCGTTGTCCTTTATTATCGGCTCGTCTGTAACGTTAGCACTTGTTGCAACGATTGGCCTTTTAAAGTCCCTGAGTATTATGTAGTGTAGTGGCGTATAGGGTAGGAAAGCCCCGACTGTAGAGTTCTCCGGAGAAACGGACTCTGCAAGGTCTGTGTCTGGCTTTCTGTCGAGAATTACAATGGGAGCTTCAACTGATGTGAGAGCTCTCTCCTCTAAGGGAGAAACGAAGGCGTACCTCTTAACAGTTTCTATATCAGGAAACATAACGGCAAAGGGCTTTTCTTCCCTCCTCTTGCGATGGCGGAGCTCTTTAACAGCCTCTTCGTTCGTTGCATCACAGATTAAGTGAAAGCCCCCAAGTCCCTTTACTGCTAAAATCTTTCCAGACTTTAAATATTCGGTAACTTTTCTTAGGGCTTCTTCTCCTTCAGCAACTAAGCTTTTCTCCTCGTCAAAGAAAGAGACGGTAGGGCCACACTCAGGGCAGGCGTTTGGCTGGGCGTGAAAGCGTCTATCTGTAGGGTCTTCATACTCAGAGAGGCACTTTTCACACATTTTAAATTCTTTCATACTCGTGTTCGGTCTATCGTAGGGGAGTTCCTCTATAATCGTGAAACGAGGGCCACAGTTTGTACAGTTTATAAAGGGGTAGCGGTAGCGCCTGTCTTTTGGGTCAAAGAGCTCCTTTAAACACTCACTACACGTTGCAAGGTCTGGAAGGACTGAGACCTTTACCTCTCCACCCTTTTCGCTCTTCCTTATCTCAAAGTCCTTATATCCAACGGGCTCTAAGAACTTATACTCAAGGCTGAAAATCTTGGCTATCGGGGGTTTTTCCTTTTGAAGCCTTATTAAAAAAGTGTGGAGCTCCTCCTTTTCCCCTTCAGCCTCAATCACAACTCCAAGCTCCGAATTCAGAACATAACCTTTTAACCCGAGCTCCTTAGCAAGCCTATAAACGAAAGGCCTAAAACCAACCCCTTGAACAAGTCCAGTAACAAAAACTTTAACCCTTACCTTCAAGTTACTCCCTCAAACCTTAGCATTACGACCAATTAAAATTAACCCAAAGAAATCACAAGAGAAAAGGTCAAGTGGTAGAATTCCCTTTGGCAAAGGGACTAAAGAGAAGGGGTAGAAAATGAAGGAGTTTGTGAGGGAAAAGGTAACTGAAGCTATAAAGGAAGTTTACGGAGAGGATAAAGTTTCCGTAGTAGAGAGGGCAAGTTTTGAAAAGCCAAAGAAAAAGGAGTTTGGAGACTTTGCAACAAACGTCTCATTCCTGCTGGCAAGGGAGCTAAGGGAAAAGCCCTTTGTGATTGCACAGGAGCTCTCTGAAAAGCTTTCTCAGCTTTCAGAGTTTGAGAAGGTAGAAGTAGCCGGTGGAGGTTTTATAAACTTCACATTTAGCCAGAACTTTTACGTAAAGCTCCTAAGAGAGGTAGCAGAAACAGACTTTTACGTTTCAGACATCGGGAAAGGTAAGAAAATTCTCCTTGAGTACGTCTCCGCAAACCCGACAGGCCCCTTACACGTAGGGCACGGAAGAGGAGCAGTCGTTGGAGACGTCCTATACAGAATAATGAAGTTAACGGGCTACAGCCCAGAGAGGGAGTTCTACATAAACGACGCAGGAAGACAGATAAAGCTACTGGGACTCTCCATTTACGCAAGAATGAAGGAACTTAAAGGGGAAGACTATCCCTTCCCTGAAGACGGCTATAAAGGGGAGTACATAAAAGAGCTGGCAGAAAAACTACTAAAAGAGAGGCCTGACATTTTGGAGCTCCCAGAAGAAGAGGCCGTTGAAGTAGCCTCAGAGTTTGGAAAGGAGGAGCTCCTTAAAGAGATAAAAGAGGACCTAAAGGAGCTCGGCGTAGAGTTTGACAGCTGGTTTAGCGAGAAGGGACTTTATGAGAGAGGAGAGGTTGAGAGGGTATTAAAGCTCTTAGACGAAAAAGGACTTCTATACGAAAAGGACGGAGCTCTCTGGCTAAAAACAACCCTCTTTGGAGACGATAAAGACAGGGTTGTAAGGCGTTCAAACGGTGAGTACACCTACTTTGCCTCAGACATAGCCTACCACTACAACAAGATTGAGAGGGGATACGACAAGGCCATTGACGTCTGGGGAGCAGACCACCACGGCTACATCCCAAGGGTAAAAGCTGCAATAGAAGCCCTTGGAAAAGACCCCGACTGGCTTGAGGTTGTCCTTATACAGCTTGTTAAGCTCTTTAAAGGTGGTCAGGAAGTAAAGATGTCAAAGAGAGCCGGAAACTTTGTAACCTTAAGGTGGCTAATGGATGAAGTCGGCGTTGACGCAGTAAGGTTCTTCTTCCTCTTAAAGCGCCACGACACTCCCCTTGACTTTGACATAGACTTGGCACTTTCAGCAAAGAACGAAAACCCCGTCTACTACGTCCAGTACGCCCACGCAAGGCTCTGTAGCATAATTGATAAAGCAAAGGAGAGGGGGCTTGAACCAAGGGACGAACACCTCAACCTCCTCTCTTCAGAGGAGGAAAAAGAGTTAATAACTGGATGCTACATGCTCCGTTACGAGCTTCAGGCAGCTGCAGAGAGGAGAGAACCCCATAGGCTCACCTACTATCTCATAGATTTGGCCTCAAAACTCCACAGGTTCTACAACAAGCACAGGGTTGTTGACGAGGAAAAGAAAGAGCTAACTTCTGCAAGGCTCTACCTTATAGAGGCCGTAAGGAAAACAATAAAAACTGGCCTTGATATCCTTAACATAAACGCACCGAGGAGGATGTGATGGAAGGGGATAGGAGGTTACAGGTCATCCTTATCTTAGTGGCTACCGTCATATTTGTCCTGTCATACATCATCGGCTACATGGTGGGGAAGGAGGCGGGGTTTCAAGAAGCAAAGGCAAAGTTTGAGGTAGAAAAACAGAGGCTCTTAAAAACCCTTGCCGAAATAAGCCCCGTCTCAAGGCCGATAGAGGACAAAGTCGTTAGTGAAAAGGCAGAAGAGGAAACTGAGGAAGAAACTGAAGAGGGAGAGGAGGAGAGCAAAGCAGAGGAATCAAAGGAGAGTCAAAAGCAAGAAGAAAGTAGCCAGCAAGATGTCAGCTCCCTCTCAGCACCTCCGTTTCAAAAGCCAGAGGTTCAACCAAAGCCCGTTCATCCTAAGCCCCAAGTTGTGGAAAAGGAGGAAGAGGAAGGCAGGTTCTACCTCCAAGTTGGCGTATTCAGGAATAAAATTAACGCCTCAAGGCTCGCTGAGAAGCTAAGGGAAAAGGGTTACGAGGCGAAAACTGTTACCCATCACGGTAAGTATATTAAGGTTATAGTAGGTTACTTCTCCTCAAAAGAGGACGCCCTTAAAGTAAAGGAAGAGCTTAAAAAGGACGGTTACAACTCCATACTTAGACGGAGGTAGACTTGATAGACACTCACGCCCACATCCACTTCCCCCAGTTTGACGAGGACAGGGAAGAGGTCATAAAGGAGTGCGAGGACAAGCTAACTGCAGTCATAACCGTTGGCTGTGACCTTGAAGATAGCCTAAAGGCGATAGACGTTGCCCATAAAGGGAAGAACATCTACGCCTCTGTAGGAATCCACCCCCACGAGGCAAAGAACTACTCCGAGAAGGACTACGAGAGGCTTTTAGAAATTGCCAAGAGTTCCCCCAAAGTTGTAGCAGTCGGAGAGGCAGGACTTGACTTTTACAGAAACCTCTCACCGAAAGAGAAGCAGTACGAAGTCTTTGAGATGCAGGTTGAGGCGGCAAGGGAGTTAAACCTTCCGATAATAGTCCACACGAGGAACGCTGCCAAAGAGATGGCAGAGTTCATAAGGACGAAGTTTAACGGCGTCAGAGGGGTTATCCACTGCTTTAGTGGAGAGAGGGAACTCCTTGAGGCAGCCCTTGACGCAGGTCTCTACATCTCCTACGCCGGACCTGTCACGTACCCAAAGAACAGCGCCCTAAGGGAAACTCTAAGGTTTGTCCCAAGCTCACGGCTACTAATTGAAACTGACTGTCCCTACTTAGCCCCACAGCCCGTAAGGGGTAAGAGGAACAAGCCTGTTTTTGTTGCCCACACGGCGCTAACCATAGCCAAAGAACTTGGACTAAACTTTACAGACATCGTCAGGATAACCACCATCAACGCAAAGCGCCTCTTTAACCTTCCACTAAGCGACGCAGAAAAAAAGGAAAGGCTTGCCTACCCTGTAGGGAACAGGCTCTACCTAAACCTCTCTACTGACTGCCCCTGTAACTGTAAGTTCTGCTTTAGGGGGTCTGAGGACTTTATCCTCGGCTACAACCTGAACCTTAAAGGAGAACACGTAGCCGAGGAGTACATGTACAGGGTCAAGAACCCCGGAATTTACGAAGAAGTTGTCTTCTGCGGTTACGGAGAGCCCTTTACCCGCTTTGAGGATATGAAGAAGGTACTGAACTGGCTCAAGAAGATGGGAGCTAAACGGATAAGGGTTAACACCTGTGGACTTGGATACCTCATAACCGGCAAAGAGGACATCTTAGACGAGCTAAAAGGACTTGTTGACTCCTTTAGCGTTAGCCTCAACGCCTCATCACCAGAAGAGTACTACAGGGTAGTCAGGCCTTCCTTCGGAAAGGGAAGCTGGGAGTCTGCTTTAAAGTTCATTAAGGACGCAAAGGAGAAGGGCTTTAAAGTTACAATAACGGCAGTAAGCTATCCCGGATTTGATGAAGAATCCTTTAAGAAGCTGGCAGAAACTTTAAACGTTGACTACAGAATAAGACCATTCAAGAGGTTTAAGAAATGGGAAGAGTAGCCCGTTTTGCCATCTCAATAGACGAGAAGCTCTTAGAGAAGTTTGACAACTTCATAGAGAAGAAAGGCTACGTCAGCAGGTCTGAGGCCATAAGGGACCTCATAAGGAACGCTCTGATAGAGGAGTCCATAGGGGAGGACAGAGAAGTTTTTGGAACGATAACGATAGTTTACGACCATCACCAGAAGGAGCTAACCGACAGAATAACGGAGATAGAACACAGCTACCTTGAGAACATAATATCAACTATGCACATCCACATAGACCACCACCACTGCCTTGAGACGATAGCTGTTAGAGGAAAGGCCAGCAGAATAAAGGAGCTTGCCGATAGAATTATTACGTTAAAGGGCGTAAAGCATGGAAAGCTTGTAGTAACTGGGATTGAGCCTTAAAGAGGGCAGTCTATATTCTCTCTTGAACAAAATCTGGGAGGTAACTCCATGGCTGGACATTCCAAATGGGCAAACATAAGACATAGAAAGGCAGCTCAGGACGCTAAGCGCGGTAAGCTATACACGAAGCTGGCAAGGGAAATCACCGTTGCAGCAAGGGAAGGAGGCGGTGACCCAGAGTTTAACCCAAGGCTCAGGGCTGCCATTGAGAAGGCCAAGAAGTTCAACATGCCCAAGGAGAACATAGAGAGGGCTATCAAGAGGGGAACTGGCGAAATTGCCGGAGAGACCTACGAGGAGATTACATACGAGGGTTACGGTCCCGGAGGCGTTGCAATAATCGTTAAGTGTCTAACGGACAACAGGAACAGGACTGCTGCAGAGGTTAGACACGTCTTTTCAAAGTACGGCGGAAACCTCGGAACTTCCGGGTGCGTTTCTTGGATGTTTGAGAGGAAGGGCGTAATT from Phorcysia thermohydrogeniphila includes:
- a CDS encoding SPOR domain-containing protein, yielding MEGDRRLQVILILVATVIFVLSYIIGYMVGKEAGFQEAKAKFEVEKQRLLKTLAEISPVSRPIEDKVVSEKAEEETEEETEEGEEESKAEESKESQKQEESSQQDVSSLSAPPFQKPEVQPKPVHPKPQVVEKEEEEGRFYLQVGVFRNKINASRLAEKLREKGYEAKTVTHHGKYIKVIVGYFSSKEDALKVKEELKKDGYNSILRRR
- a CDS encoding YchF/TatD family DNA exonuclease, with translation MIDTHAHIHFPQFDEDREEVIKECEDKLTAVITVGCDLEDSLKAIDVAHKGKNIYASVGIHPHEAKNYSEKDYERLLEIAKSSPKVVAVGEAGLDFYRNLSPKEKQYEVFEMQVEAARELNLPIIVHTRNAAKEMAEFIRTKFNGVRGVIHCFSGERELLEAALDAGLYISYAGPVTYPKNSALRETLRFVPSSRLLIETDCPYLAPQPVRGKRNKPVFVAHTALTIAKELGLNFTDIVRITTINAKRLFNLPLSDAEKKERLAYPVGNRLYLNLSTDCPCNCKFCFRGSEDFILGYNLNLKGEHVAEEYMYRVKNPGIYEEVVFCGYGEPFTRFEDMKKVLNWLKKMGAKRIRVNTCGLGYLITGKEDILDELKGLVDSFSVSLNASSPEEYYRVVRPSFGKGSWESALKFIKDAKEKGFKVTITAVSYPGFDEESFKKLAETLNVDYRIRPFKRFKKWEE
- a CDS encoding YebC/PmpR family DNA-binding transcriptional regulator — encoded protein: MAGHSKWANIRHRKAAQDAKRGKLYTKLAREITVAAREGGGDPEFNPRLRAAIEKAKKFNMPKENIERAIKRGTGEIAGETYEEITYEGYGPGGVAIIVKCLTDNRNRTAAEVRHVFSKYGGNLGTSGCVSWMFERKGVIIVPAEKYDEDTVMMAAIEAGAEDVKREDDKFIVYTEPSELEDVRKGMLSAGIEIEEAKLDLIPTTTTRVEGETAEKVLKLLTALEDLDDVQELYSNFDMPEEVMNNA
- the argS gene encoding arginine--tRNA ligase translates to MKEFVREKVTEAIKEVYGEDKVSVVERASFEKPKKKEFGDFATNVSFLLARELREKPFVIAQELSEKLSQLSEFEKVEVAGGGFINFTFSQNFYVKLLREVAETDFYVSDIGKGKKILLEYVSANPTGPLHVGHGRGAVVGDVLYRIMKLTGYSPEREFYINDAGRQIKLLGLSIYARMKELKGEDYPFPEDGYKGEYIKELAEKLLKERPDILELPEEEAVEVASEFGKEELLKEIKEDLKELGVEFDSWFSEKGLYERGEVERVLKLLDEKGLLYEKDGALWLKTTLFGDDKDRVVRRSNGEYTYFASDIAYHYNKIERGYDKAIDVWGADHHGYIPRVKAAIEALGKDPDWLEVVLIQLVKLFKGGQEVKMSKRAGNFVTLRWLMDEVGVDAVRFFFLLKRHDTPLDFDIDLALSAKNENPVYYVQYAHARLCSIIDKAKERGLEPRDEHLNLLSSEEEKELITGCYMLRYELQAAAERREPHRLTYYLIDLASKLHRFYNKHRVVDEEKKELTSARLYLIEAVRKTIKTGLDILNINAPRRM
- the nikR gene encoding nickel-responsive transcriptional regulator NikR — protein: MGRVARFAISIDEKLLEKFDNFIEKKGYVSRSEAIRDLIRNALIEESIGEDREVFGTITIVYDHHQKELTDRITEIEHSYLENIISTMHIHIDHHHCLETIAVRGKASRIKELADRIITLKGVKHGKLVVTGIEP
- the hypF gene encoding carbamoyltransferase HypF translates to MKVRVKVFVTGLVQGVGFRPFVYRLAKELGLKGYVLNSELGVVIEAEGEKEELHTFLIRLQKEKPPIAKIFSLEYKFLEPVGYKDFEIRKSEKGGEVKVSVLPDLATCSECLKELFDPKDRRYRYPFINCTNCGPRFTIIEELPYDRPNTSMKEFKMCEKCLSEYEDPTDRRFHAQPNACPECGPTVSFFDEEKSLVAEGEEALRKVTEYLKSGKILAVKGLGGFHLICDATNEEAVKELRHRKRREEKPFAVMFPDIETVKRYAFVSPLEERALTSVEAPIVILDRKPDTDLAESVSPENSTVGAFLPYTPLHYIILRDFKRPIVATSANVTDEPIIKDNEGALSIIGSIADGALVHNRRIVRRCDDSVVRIVAGRQVPIRRSRGFVPLPVLLPFSLKRPVLALGVHMKNTVAVAKENKVYISQHVGDIDNPKAESFFEEVVSDMLNLFEVEPEVVVCDRHPLYYSTRFGKEKFSDKLVQVFHHHAHVISCMAENEVPLESKVIGVSFDGTGYGEDGTIWGGEFLVAGYTEFERKFHLKTFRLPGGDKAVKEPYRVAVFLLLESGIDPKKVLKVEPKRLLFIEQMVKKGINSPLTSSMGRLFDGVSAILGIREKVSYQAQAAILLEQRALKFNTEESYHFDLFDSEVDWRPVIEQLVKDKSSLSVEEIARKFHNTVVKMVVEVVERLRDETGLNAVALSGGVFQNRLLTEALYRTLTKRGFKVLLHQIVPPNDGGISLGQAVYGGLI